One stretch of Sandaracinaceae bacterium DNA includes these proteins:
- a CDS encoding sigma 54-interacting transcriptional regulator, whose product MGEALFADRYRLLGPLGEGGAASTHRAFDEVRGEEVALKVLRADAPELEATLLRELELLGPLTHPSLVAVFDFGRARSSGALRPYYAARLVEGPRLVELARRGWAALAPVLLDVLDALAFLHRAGARHGDVKPDNVLVDEAGRGVLIDLGCAAPLGVASPLVSGTAGYLAPELLAGGVADARSDLFAFGKTVDALAALAGAPPDPWPRLAARCVAPRPEDRPADVAEVLEALGHGDRALFGLPPESATLLGRREELAEAKALLDALMRGEPSPRVLALGGGPGSGRSRLLAELKRVAQPRCAVIEIAPQRSEGLSRWLGETRRGIEGVLEGVSRLRSQRRGPEVWVLDDADALGAEDAARLAALAQVLEAQDPVLVFTVAEDLEGEAVQQLELGPLDREAVAAWAEGRLEPSQLDELYRMSAGHPGTVRWLLAGASSGRRALGDAEGPAVALDAETREGLLRFAAHASAMRIDEARAAGVTEAQIQRLAAEGWIRAEAGRVGLTRPADADAILRDAPAEARRAAHAALSAVFSSGPVAIRHRARAGDLAGAKALLRATSSREGTGWRDAARALVVAGAPVEGALLLAEEGALAEAVELLEGLGDAAPFEARLELGRCLLKLERAAEALTALDDALAHAPDAQGRGRVADAKARARIKLGDYDAARALAAGARDELERAEVEDPGLAGALAEDVGVAESYLGRESARAHLEEAARALETDGGPRDRVRVESYLAIDAYRRGELAAARRGYARALALVERHGLDEQLAHAALNLGTALHQGGAYAEAASAYRRAQRVARALGQRATDATLCFDLAQLYADIGAWDRALDAAGRAQALAEQGGFALLVGGCVMVRAQVALRRGGVGAAEALRDARAIFEGSGAARELDEVSAAEIELALLEGRPGDAERALAAPRPEPSADLAIRLSLLRGACAIQAGRGVEGRDALEAAARDADARGLVPLAAEAHAGLADAWDAVGATRSAATHRAEAERRAERMAAGLSAGLADAFWEHPRRRSLRSVPVEAPAASARTRQLERLLAVNRKLGASLAVDEVLRQAMDAAIDLTGAERGFVLVREGDALSIAVARNLDQARVGPEQLEFSRSIAEHAIASGELVMTLDARADARFATHRSVHAMKLRSVIAVPIPSPDGVVGAMYLDNRLLRARFAEVDRELLLAFADQLAIALENARLHEELARRAAQIEALSRGQATRIEQLESELEVRQRALERRYDYGELVADAPAMQPVLATLDRVIDSPLSVLVTGESGTGKELVARAVHFNGPRKEGPFVTVNCAALSDTLLESELFGHVRGAFTGADRNKDGLMVAASGGTLFLDELGETSLAMQAKLLRAIEQREVRPVGGDGSVKVDFRLVCATNRDLREEVEAGRFREDLYYRVGVVEVKLPPLRERLEDLPELCRRILVAAAEDMDRAAPSLSAAGLAALSSQPWPGNVRQLQNALRTALVLSDGESLAPEHFAATPRAPRRPPASRAEHERREKARILRSLEATGWNVSASARELSMGRATLYRKLARHGIPTARERGA is encoded by the coding sequence ATGGGCGAGGCGCTCTTCGCAGACCGCTACCGGCTCCTCGGTCCGCTCGGGGAGGGTGGGGCGGCTTCCACGCACCGCGCCTTCGACGAGGTCCGGGGCGAGGAGGTGGCGCTGAAGGTGCTTCGCGCCGACGCGCCCGAACTCGAGGCCACCCTGCTCCGTGAGCTGGAGCTGCTCGGGCCGCTCACCCATCCCTCGCTCGTCGCCGTGTTCGACTTCGGGCGCGCGCGATCGAGCGGCGCGCTTCGCCCCTACTACGCGGCGCGTCTGGTGGAGGGGCCGCGCTTGGTGGAGCTCGCGCGGCGGGGATGGGCGGCGCTCGCGCCGGTCCTGCTCGACGTGCTCGACGCCTTGGCGTTCTTGCACCGCGCGGGCGCGCGGCACGGAGACGTCAAGCCGGACAACGTGCTCGTCGACGAGGCGGGCCGAGGGGTCTTGATCGATCTGGGCTGCGCCGCGCCCCTCGGCGTGGCGAGCCCGCTCGTCTCGGGCACCGCGGGCTACCTCGCGCCGGAGCTGCTCGCGGGGGGCGTCGCCGACGCGCGGTCCGATCTGTTCGCGTTCGGCAAGACCGTCGACGCGCTCGCGGCCCTCGCGGGGGCCCCCCCGGATCCGTGGCCCCGCCTCGCGGCCCGCTGCGTCGCGCCCCGCCCCGAGGACCGGCCCGCGGACGTGGCCGAGGTGCTCGAGGCGCTCGGTCACGGAGACCGCGCCCTGTTCGGGCTCCCTCCGGAGTCGGCGACCCTGCTCGGCCGAAGGGAGGAGCTCGCGGAGGCCAAAGCGCTCCTCGACGCGCTGATGCGAGGTGAGCCCAGCCCGCGTGTGCTCGCCCTCGGCGGCGGGCCCGGCAGCGGGCGCAGCCGGCTCCTGGCGGAGCTGAAGCGCGTGGCCCAGCCCCGCTGCGCGGTCATCGAGATCGCCCCGCAGCGGAGCGAGGGGCTGAGCCGCTGGCTCGGAGAGACCCGCCGCGGGATCGAGGGCGTGCTCGAGGGGGTGTCGCGGCTCAGGTCGCAGCGCCGCGGGCCAGAGGTCTGGGTGCTCGACGACGCGGACGCGCTCGGCGCGGAGGACGCCGCGAGGCTCGCCGCGCTGGCCCAGGTCCTCGAGGCGCAGGATCCCGTGCTCGTGTTTACGGTCGCCGAGGACCTCGAGGGAGAGGCGGTGCAGCAGCTCGAGCTCGGCCCGCTCGATCGTGAGGCGGTCGCCGCCTGGGCCGAGGGGCGGCTCGAGCCTTCGCAGCTCGACGAGCTGTATCGCATGAGCGCGGGGCACCCGGGCACCGTCCGCTGGCTGCTCGCGGGCGCGTCGAGCGGCCGGCGCGCCCTCGGGGACGCCGAGGGGCCCGCGGTGGCGCTCGACGCAGAGACGCGTGAAGGGCTGCTGCGGTTCGCGGCGCACGCGAGCGCGATGCGGATCGACGAGGCGCGGGCGGCCGGGGTGACGGAGGCGCAGATCCAGCGGCTCGCCGCGGAGGGCTGGATCCGCGCCGAGGCGGGGCGGGTGGGCCTGACGCGGCCCGCGGACGCCGACGCGATCCTGCGCGACGCCCCCGCCGAGGCGCGCCGCGCCGCGCACGCCGCGCTGTCCGCGGTCTTCTCCTCGGGGCCGGTCGCCATCCGACATCGCGCGAGGGCCGGCGACCTCGCGGGGGCCAAGGCCCTGTTGCGCGCGACGTCGTCGCGTGAGGGCACGGGTTGGCGAGACGCGGCGCGCGCGCTGGTGGTCGCCGGCGCGCCGGTCGAGGGGGCGCTGCTCCTGGCGGAGGAGGGCGCGCTGGCCGAGGCGGTCGAGCTGCTCGAGGGGCTCGGAGACGCGGCGCCCTTCGAGGCCCGCCTCGAGCTGGGGCGCTGCCTCTTGAAGCTGGAGCGCGCGGCCGAGGCGCTGACCGCGCTCGACGACGCGCTCGCGCACGCGCCGGACGCGCAGGGGCGGGGACGCGTGGCGGACGCGAAGGCCCGCGCGCGGATCAAGCTCGGCGACTACGACGCCGCTCGCGCGCTGGCCGCGGGCGCCCGCGACGAGCTCGAACGAGCCGAGGTCGAGGATCCGGGGCTCGCGGGGGCGCTGGCCGAGGACGTGGGCGTGGCCGAGAGCTACCTCGGGCGCGAGTCCGCGCGCGCGCACCTCGAGGAGGCCGCCCGCGCGCTCGAGACCGACGGCGGACCGCGCGACCGGGTGCGGGTGGAGAGCTACCTCGCCATCGACGCCTACCGCCGCGGCGAGCTCGCGGCGGCGCGGCGGGGCTACGCGCGCGCGCTCGCCCTGGTCGAGCGCCACGGGCTGGACGAGCAGCTCGCGCACGCCGCGCTCAACCTCGGCACGGCGCTCCATCAGGGTGGGGCGTACGCGGAGGCGGCCAGCGCGTACCGGCGAGCCCAGCGGGTCGCCCGCGCGCTCGGGCAACGCGCCACGGACGCGACCCTCTGCTTCGACCTGGCGCAGCTCTACGCCGACATCGGCGCCTGGGACCGCGCCCTGGACGCGGCGGGACGCGCGCAGGCGCTCGCGGAGCAGGGCGGGTTCGCGCTCCTCGTCGGCGGCTGCGTCATGGTGCGCGCGCAGGTCGCCCTGCGTCGCGGCGGCGTCGGCGCCGCGGAGGCGCTTCGAGACGCGCGCGCGATCTTCGAGGGGAGCGGAGCGGCGCGGGAGCTCGACGAGGTCAGCGCGGCCGAGATCGAGCTCGCGTTGCTCGAAGGGCGCCCGGGCGACGCGGAGCGCGCGCTCGCGGCGCCACGCCCCGAGCCGAGCGCGGATCTGGCCATCCGCTTGTCGCTCTTGCGCGGCGCGTGCGCGATCCAGGCGGGGCGCGGCGTGGAGGGGCGCGACGCGCTCGAGGCCGCCGCCCGCGACGCCGACGCCCGAGGTCTGGTGCCCCTCGCGGCGGAGGCCCACGCGGGGCTCGCCGACGCCTGGGACGCGGTCGGCGCGACGCGCAGCGCGGCGACCCACCGGGCCGAGGCCGAGCGGCGCGCGGAGCGCATGGCGGCGGGGCTGTCCGCCGGGCTCGCCGACGCCTTCTGGGAACACCCTCGACGCCGCTCCCTGCGGTCCGTCCCCGTCGAGGCGCCCGCTGCGAGCGCGCGCACCCGCCAGCTCGAGCGCCTGCTCGCGGTCAACCGCAAGCTGGGCGCGTCGCTGGCCGTCGACGAGGTCCTGCGTCAGGCGATGGACGCCGCGATCGACCTGACCGGCGCCGAGCGCGGCTTCGTGCTCGTGCGAGAGGGGGACGCGCTCTCCATCGCCGTCGCGCGCAACCTCGATCAGGCGCGCGTGGGGCCGGAGCAGCTGGAGTTCAGCCGCTCCATCGCCGAGCACGCGATCGCGTCCGGGGAGCTGGTGATGACCCTGGACGCGCGGGCCGACGCGCGCTTCGCCACGCACCGCTCGGTGCACGCGATGAAGCTGCGCTCGGTGATCGCCGTCCCGATCCCCTCGCCCGACGGAGTCGTGGGCGCGATGTACCTCGACAATCGTCTCCTGCGCGCGCGCTTCGCGGAGGTGGATCGGGAGCTCCTGCTCGCCTTCGCCGATCAGCTGGCCATCGCGCTCGAGAACGCGCGCCTCCACGAGGAGCTGGCCCGCCGCGCGGCGCAGATCGAGGCGCTGAGTCGAGGGCAGGCCACCCGCATCGAGCAGCTCGAGTCCGAGCTGGAGGTGCGCCAGCGCGCGCTCGAGCGGCGCTACGACTACGGCGAGCTCGTCGCGGACGCGCCCGCGATGCAGCCCGTGCTCGCGACGCTCGATCGGGTCATCGACTCCCCGCTGAGCGTCCTCGTGACGGGCGAGAGCGGCACCGGCAAGGAGCTGGTCGCGCGCGCCGTGCACTTCAACGGGCCGCGCAAGGAGGGGCCGTTCGTCACCGTCAACTGCGCCGCGCTGTCGGACACGCTGCTCGAGTCGGAGCTCTTCGGGCACGTGCGCGGGGCGTTCACCGGCGCGGACCGGAACAAGGACGGGCTGATGGTCGCCGCGTCGGGGGGCACGCTCTTCCTCGACGAGCTGGGCGAGACCTCGCTCGCCATGCAGGCGAAGCTGCTCCGCGCGATCGAGCAGCGCGAGGTCCGGCCCGTCGGCGGCGATGGCAGCGTGAAGGTCGACTTCCGGCTCGTCTGCGCCACCAACCGTGATCTCCGCGAGGAGGTCGAGGCGGGGCGCTTCCGCGAAGATCTCTACTACCGGGTGGGCGTGGTCGAGGTGAAGCTGCCGCCGCTCCGCGAGCGCCTCGAGGACCTGCCCGAGCTGTGCCGGCGCATCCTCGTCGCCGCGGCGGAGGACATGGACCGCGCCGCGCCCTCGCTGAGCGCGGCCGGGCTGGCGGCCCTCAGCTCGCAGCCCTGGCCCGGCAACGTGCGTCAGCTCCAGAACGCGCTCCGGACCGCGCTCGTCCTCTCCGACGGCGAGAGCCTCGCGCCCGAGCACTTCGCGGCCACGCCCCGCGCCCCACGTCGCCCGCCCGCGAGCCGGGCCGAGCACGAGCGCCGCGAGAAGGCGCGCATCCTCCGGAGCCTCGAGGCCACGGGCTGGAACGTCAGCGCCTCGGCCCGCGAGCTCTCGATGGGCCGCGCGACCCTCTATCGCAAGCTCGCGCGTCACGGCATCCCGACCGCCCGCGAGCGAGGCGCTTGA
- a CDS encoding fibrinogen-like YCDxxxxGGGW domain-containing protein, protein MLKWNGWSVAVLGTLLVLSGCDGAGMDPADAGDAATGLDGTTGDPCAVDNGGCDPATTCSVEDGVVMCGDCPLGYEDDGAGTCVDTDECETDNGGCDQTCTNDDGSFSCACDDGYTLNEDGATCDDVDECETDNGGCDEMVLCTNTPGARECGLCPMGYEDELGDGTSCVDIDECAVDNGGCSDLVVCTNAEGGFTCGDCPMGYLDDGAGGCVDIDECATSNGGCDALTSCTNTPGSRTCGACPGGYTGDGEVGCVNVDECATANGGCAQTCTDAPGSFSCSCDPGYTLNADGASCDDVNECATANGGCAQTCTNSAGSFSCSCGPGYTLSADGAGCDDVNECAIGNGGCAQTCTNSAGSFSCSCDPGYTLNGDGASCDDVDECATANGGCGDATMYACTNVVGGPPTCSCATGYQDNDMNGTCEATCATAAAGDGYEGTCSGCGTSAASWNTARNNARSACVASGCSEGCSLSMSAGDNCGFDGSINGYRCTSYCGAPPLTCGSGESCDDASGTATCVGYRSCDEIHTADPSAADGTYIIDPDGAGGSAPISVTCDMTTAGGGWTVISFEDFSGSASGWSDNRTTTCGTASILGGYNTFSNGATSSVQKTFGLLGVPHSEARVTLSYWSIDSWDGEQAYVRVDGADIFRTSYTQSTGAGICGGGWLDRGPNPVAGQPGHSTNSLTVQAGSTLDQGPTDESWGIDDVRVMIR, encoded by the coding sequence ATGTTGAAGTGGAATGGTTGGAGCGTCGCCGTACTGGGCACGCTGTTGGTATTGAGCGGGTGCGACGGCGCCGGCATGGACCCCGCCGACGCGGGCGACGCGGCGACCGGGCTCGACGGGACCACGGGAGATCCCTGCGCGGTGGACAACGGCGGCTGTGACCCGGCGACGACCTGCTCGGTCGAGGACGGCGTGGTCATGTGCGGCGACTGCCCGCTCGGCTACGAAGACGACGGGGCCGGGACCTGCGTCGACACGGACGAATGCGAGACCGACAACGGCGGCTGCGATCAGACCTGCACGAACGACGACGGCAGCTTCAGCTGCGCGTGCGACGACGGCTACACGCTGAACGAGGACGGCGCGACCTGCGACGACGTCGACGAGTGTGAGACCGACAACGGCGGCTGCGACGAGATGGTGCTCTGCACCAACACGCCGGGCGCGCGCGAGTGTGGGCTCTGCCCGATGGGCTACGAGGACGAGCTGGGCGACGGCACGTCCTGCGTCGACATCGACGAGTGCGCGGTGGACAACGGCGGGTGCAGCGACCTGGTCGTGTGCACCAACGCCGAGGGCGGCTTCACCTGCGGCGACTGCCCGATGGGCTACCTGGACGACGGCGCCGGGGGCTGCGTGGACATCGACGAGTGCGCCACCAGCAACGGCGGCTGCGACGCGCTGACGAGCTGCACCAACACCCCGGGGAGCCGCACCTGCGGCGCGTGCCCGGGCGGCTACACGGGCGACGGCGAGGTCGGCTGCGTCAACGTCGACGAGTGCGCCACCGCCAACGGCGGCTGCGCACAGACCTGCACCGACGCGCCCGGCAGCTTCAGCTGCTCCTGCGACCCGGGCTACACGCTCAACGCCGACGGCGCGAGCTGCGATGACGTCAACGAGTGCGCCACCGCCAACGGCGGCTGCGCCCAGACCTGCACGAACTCCGCGGGCAGCTTCAGCTGCTCCTGTGGACCCGGCTACACGCTCAGCGCTGACGGCGCGGGCTGCGACGACGTGAACGAGTGCGCCATCGGCAACGGCGGCTGCGCCCAGACCTGCACGAACAGCGCGGGCAGCTTCAGCTGCTCCTGCGATCCCGGCTACACGCTCAACGGCGACGGCGCGAGCTGCGACGACGTCGACGAGTGCGCGACCGCCAACGGCGGCTGCGGCGACGCGACGATGTACGCGTGCACCAACGTCGTGGGCGGGCCGCCCACCTGCAGCTGCGCCACCGGCTACCAGGACAACGACATGAACGGCACCTGCGAGGCCACCTGCGCCACCGCGGCGGCCGGCGACGGCTACGAGGGGACCTGCTCCGGCTGCGGCACCTCGGCGGCGTCGTGGAACACCGCGCGGAACAACGCCCGGAGCGCCTGCGTGGCCAGCGGCTGCAGCGAGGGCTGTAGCCTCTCGATGAGCGCGGGCGACAACTGCGGCTTCGACGGCTCGATCAACGGCTACCGTTGCACCTCGTACTGCGGCGCGCCTCCGCTGACCTGCGGTTCGGGCGAGTCGTGTGACGACGCGAGCGGCACCGCGACTTGCGTGGGCTACCGGAGCTGCGACGAGATCCACACCGCCGACCCGAGCGCGGCCGACGGCACCTACATCATCGACCCCGACGGAGCGGGTGGGAGCGCCCCGATCTCGGTCACCTGCGACATGACCACCGCCGGCGGCGGCTGGACGGTGATCTCGTTCGAGGACTTCAGCGGCTCCGCCAGCGGCTGGTCGGACAACCGCACGACCACGTGCGGCACGGCCAGCATCCTCGGCGGCTACAACACCTTCTCGAACGGTGCGACCAGCAGCGTGCAGAAGACCTTCGGTCTCCTGGGCGTTCCGCACAGCGAGGCGAGAGTCACGCTGAGCTACTGGAGCATCGACAGCTGGGACGGGGAGCAGGCGTATGTCCGCGTGGACGGCGCCGACATCTTCCGCACCTCCTACACCCAGTCCACCGGTGCGGGCATCTGCGGCGGCGGCTGGCTCGATCGCGGGCCGAACCCCGTCGCCGGACAGCCCGGCCACTCGACGAACAGCCTCACCGTGCAGGCTGGCTCGACCCTCGACCAGGGGCCGACCGACGAGTCCTGGGGCATCGATGACGTCCGCGTCATGATCCGCTGA
- a CDS encoding polyprenyl synthetase family protein encodes MTTWLDEVVSGTERRLSAFFGEERARLEGLAVESSELVEALESLTMRGGKRLRPAVLFAAFKAVEPAGRFEQVADACAALELLQTYLLVHDDWMDGDDERRGGPSVHASLGARHGDAHLGASLAILAGDLASAQSWRLLMSATDDPDRRAALTAVALRMHEEVIVGQQLDVLAVEDVTRMQQLKTGSYTLRGPLALGAVLGDANEAQRAALDAFGVPLGEAFQIRDDILGTFGDPGATGKPAGNDLRAGKRTSLVRAAEQSGDDAALKAIRKVHGQADAKDADVAAAIAALESCGAKASVLARLESLLVDARAAIAGADFSDEGRAMLDALAEKLAVRAT; translated from the coding sequence ATGACGACCTGGCTCGACGAAGTGGTGAGCGGGACCGAGCGCCGACTCTCGGCGTTCTTCGGAGAAGAGCGGGCGCGCCTCGAGGGCTTGGCCGTCGAGTCGTCCGAGCTCGTCGAGGCCCTCGAGAGCCTGACGATGCGCGGCGGCAAGCGCCTGCGCCCGGCCGTGCTGTTCGCGGCCTTCAAGGCCGTCGAGCCCGCGGGCCGCTTCGAGCAGGTCGCCGACGCCTGCGCGGCCCTCGAGCTGTTGCAGACCTACCTGCTCGTGCACGACGACTGGATGGACGGGGACGACGAGCGGCGCGGCGGCCCGTCCGTGCACGCCAGCCTCGGCGCGCGCCACGGCGACGCCCACCTCGGCGCCTCGCTCGCCATCCTCGCCGGGGACCTCGCGAGCGCGCAGTCCTGGCGCCTCCTGATGAGCGCGACCGACGACCCCGATCGCCGCGCGGCGCTGACCGCGGTCGCCCTGCGCATGCACGAGGAGGTCATCGTCGGCCAGCAGCTCGACGTGCTCGCGGTCGAAGACGTCACGCGCATGCAGCAGCTCAAGACGGGCAGCTACACCCTGCGCGGCCCGCTCGCGCTCGGCGCGGTGCTCGGCGACGCGAACGAAGCCCAGCGCGCCGCCCTCGACGCCTTCGGCGTGCCGCTCGGCGAGGCCTTCCAGATCCGCGACGACATCCTCGGCACCTTCGGCGACCCGGGCGCCACCGGGAAGCCGGCGGGCAACGATCTGCGCGCGGGCAAGCGCACCTCGCTCGTGCGCGCGGCCGAGCAGTCCGGCGACGACGCGGCGCTGAAGGCCATCCGCAAGGTGCACGGCCAGGCCGACGCCAAGGACGCCGACGTCGCCGCGGCCATCGCCGCCCTCGAGTCCTGCGGCGCCAAAGCCAGCGTCCTGGCCCGCCTCGAGAGCTTGCTCGTCGATGCCCGCGCCGCGATCGCCGGGGCCGACTTCAGCGACGAGGGCCGCGCGATGCTCGACGCCCTCGCCGAGAAGCTCGCCGTCCGCGCGACGTGA
- a CDS encoding NAD(P)/FAD-dependent oxidoreductase — translation MSEKKVAILGGGPAGSALALNLVRLGVDPGDLVILDKARFPRPKLCGGALTWRGTEALRALIGEPEGGAKTVGLSFRSALGDMDVFERGGQWLYDRGLLDHRLLLAAQEAGVEVREGCGVTELTPASEGWRVVTESGAETFPWVAGADGACGISRRASELPGGITGRLVEAVFEPIGETPDPSLLHFDFDPLLDGIPGYAWIFPYPKPDGADGYWKLGIMDGRGRVPGKALRAWTMRFAERHGFRLVDDKLAGWPERYYDAGTRGHRPGLVLVGEAFGIDALLGEGIAPALYHARYVAERLKGALDAGTDRIRGFERGFLATLEGRNLWFQARLADRIYGDKGLRWMKTLFGLPRLTQLAKAGGDAYGRLSRRIPSLIGSYLLHVATHGLPDNAPPPQARALVRDSSAGPTAP, via the coding sequence GTGAGCGAGAAGAAGGTCGCGATCCTGGGTGGAGGGCCCGCCGGCAGCGCGCTGGCGCTGAACCTCGTGCGGCTCGGCGTCGATCCGGGCGACCTCGTGATCCTCGACAAGGCGCGCTTCCCGCGGCCGAAGCTCTGCGGCGGCGCGCTGACGTGGCGCGGCACCGAGGCGCTGCGCGCGCTGATCGGGGAGCCCGAGGGCGGGGCCAAGACGGTGGGGCTCTCGTTCCGCTCGGCGCTGGGCGACATGGACGTGTTCGAGCGCGGCGGTCAGTGGCTCTACGACCGCGGCCTGCTCGACCATCGCCTCTTGCTCGCCGCGCAGGAGGCGGGGGTCGAGGTGCGCGAGGGCTGCGGCGTGACGGAGCTGACCCCGGCGAGCGAGGGCTGGCGGGTGGTCACCGAGAGCGGGGCCGAGACCTTCCCGTGGGTGGCGGGCGCGGATGGAGCGTGCGGGATCAGCCGCCGCGCGAGCGAGCTGCCCGGCGGGATCACCGGGCGGCTGGTCGAGGCGGTCTTCGAGCCGATCGGCGAGACGCCCGATCCGTCGCTCCTGCACTTCGACTTCGACCCGCTCCTCGACGGCATCCCCGGCTACGCGTGGATCTTCCCCTACCCGAAGCCCGACGGCGCCGACGGCTACTGGAAGCTCGGCATCATGGACGGCCGGGGGCGCGTCCCGGGCAAGGCGCTGCGCGCGTGGACGATGCGCTTCGCCGAGCGCCATGGGTTCCGGCTGGTCGACGACAAGCTCGCCGGGTGGCCCGAGCGCTACTACGACGCGGGCACCCGCGGACATCGGCCGGGGCTGGTGCTCGTTGGCGAGGCCTTCGGGATCGACGCGCTCCTCGGCGAGGGGATCGCGCCCGCGCTCTACCACGCGCGCTATGTCGCGGAGCGGCTCAAGGGCGCGCTCGACGCGGGGACCGATCGCATCCGGGGCTTCGAGCGCGGCTTCCTCGCCACGCTCGAGGGCCGCAACCTCTGGTTCCAGGCGCGCCTCGCGGACCGCATCTACGGCGACAAGGGGCTGCGCTGGATGAAGACGCTCTTCGGGCTGCCCCGGCTGACGCAGCTCGCCAAGGCGGGTGGGGACGCGTACGGACGCCTGAGCCGCCGCATCCCGTCGTTGATCGGCAGCTACCTCCTCCACGTGGCGACGCACGGCCTGCCCGACAACGCGCCGCCGCCGCAGGCGAGGGCCCTCGTCCGCGACTCGTCCGCCGGACCGACCGCGCCATGA
- a CDS encoding quinone-dependent dihydroorotate dehydrogenase, with protein MIYRALRPLLFLLPPETAHHVGFGALRLAMAVPGVGALTEALLAPSDPALEVEAFGVRFPTPVGLAAGFDKDAIGFAALGRLGFGHVEVGTLTAHAQAGNDKPRMFRLPADRALINRMGFNNRGSADAVRRLAAPRSIPLGVNIGKSKITPEAEAADDYRTSALRVAPHADYLVVNVSSPNTPGLRDLQSVEKLRPILAAVREASEEACDVAPPLLVKIAPDLSDEDVDAVGALALELGLAGVIATNTTISREGLRTPKAESFGPGGLSGAPLKARSLAVLARLRRVVGEECALVAAGGIEDADDAWARITHGASLVQIYTGFIYGGPLSPRHIALGLARRAKAEGFARVADAVGTAL; from the coding sequence ATGATCTACCGCGCCCTACGGCCGCTCCTGTTCCTCCTCCCGCCCGAGACCGCGCACCACGTGGGCTTCGGCGCGCTCCGGCTCGCCATGGCGGTCCCGGGCGTCGGCGCGTTGACCGAGGCGCTGCTCGCGCCCTCGGATCCCGCGCTCGAGGTGGAGGCGTTCGGGGTGCGCTTCCCGACCCCGGTCGGGCTCGCGGCCGGCTTCGACAAGGACGCGATCGGCTTCGCCGCGCTCGGGCGCCTGGGCTTCGGGCACGTGGAGGTCGGCACGCTCACCGCGCACGCGCAGGCCGGAAACGACAAGCCGCGCATGTTCCGGTTGCCCGCCGACCGCGCGCTCATCAACCGGATGGGCTTCAACAACCGGGGCTCCGCGGACGCGGTGCGACGCCTCGCTGCGCCGCGATCGATCCCGCTCGGCGTGAACATCGGCAAGAGCAAGATCACCCCCGAGGCCGAGGCGGCCGACGACTACCGAACGAGCGCGCTCCGGGTCGCGCCCCACGCGGACTACCTGGTCGTCAACGTCAGCTCGCCCAACACGCCGGGGCTCCGCGATCTCCAGTCGGTCGAGAAGCTGCGGCCCATCCTCGCCGCGGTCCGGGAGGCCTCGGAGGAGGCGTGCGACGTGGCGCCGCCCCTGCTGGTGAAGATCGCGCCCGACCTGAGCGACGAGGACGTCGACGCGGTCGGCGCGCTGGCGCTCGAGCTGGGGCTGGCCGGCGTGATCGCCACCAACACGACCATCTCGCGCGAGGGCCTGCGCACCCCGAAAGCGGAGTCGTTCGGGCCGGGTGGGCTCAGCGGCGCCCCCCTGAAGGCGCGCTCGCTCGCGGTGCTCGCCCGGCTCCGGCGCGTGGTCGGCGAGGAGTGCGCGCTGGTCGCGGCGGGCGGGATCGAGGACGCGGACGACGCGTGGGCGCGCATCACGCACGGCGCGTCGCTCGTGCAGATCTACACGGGCTTCATCTACGGGGGCCCGCTGTCGCCCCGCCACATCGCGCTGGGGCTCGCTCGGCGAGCGAAGGCGGAGGGGTTCGCCCGGGTGGCGGACGCGGTCGGGACCGCGCTCTGA